In Elephas maximus indicus isolate mEleMax1 chromosome 4, mEleMax1 primary haplotype, whole genome shotgun sequence, a genomic segment contains:
- the INTS13 gene encoding integrator complex subunit 13 isoform X2: protein MKIFSESHKTVFVVDHCPYMAESCRQHVEFDMLVKNRTQGIIPLAPISKSLWTCSVESSMEYCRIMYDIFPFKKLVNFIVSDSGAHVLNSWTQEDQNLQELMAALAAVGPPNPRADPECCSILHGLVAAVETLCKITEYQHEARTLLMENAERVGNRGRIICITNAKSDSHVRMLEDCVQETIHEHNKVAANSDHLMQIQRCELVLIHTYPVGEDSLVSDRPKKELSPVLTSEVHSVRAGRHLATKLNILVQQHFDLASTTITNIPMKEEQHANTSANYDVELLHHKDAHVDFLKSGDTHLGGSSREGPFKETITLKWCTPRTNNIELHYCTGAYRISPVDVNSRPSSCLTNFLLNGRSVLLEQPRKSGSKVISHMLSSHGGEIFLHVLSSSRSILEDPPSISEGCGGRVTDYRITDFGEFMRENRLTPFLDPRYKIDGSLEIPLERAKDQLEKHTRYWPMIISQTTIFNMQAVVPLASVIVKESLTEEDVLNCQKTIYNLVDMERKNDPLPISTVGTRGKGPKRDEQYRIMWNELETLVRAHINNSEKHQRVLECLMACRSKPPEEEERKKRGRKREDKEDKSEKAVKDYEQEKSWQDSERLKGILERGKEELAETEIIKDSPDSPEPPNKKPLVEVDETPPVEKSKGPVSLLSLWSNRINTANSRKHQEFAGRLNSVNNRAELYQHLKEENGMETTENGKASRQ, encoded by the exons atgaagattTTTTCTGAATCTCATAAAACAGTGTTTGTTGTGGATCACTGTCCTTATATGGCAGAATCCTGCAGACAACATGTGGAGTTTGatatgctggtgaagaataggaCCCAAGGAATCATCCCTTTGGCTCCCATATCTAAGTCATTGTGGACTTGCTCAGTAGAATCTTCCATGGAGTATTGTAGAATAATGTATGACATATTTCCTTTCAAAAAGCTG GTGAACTTCATTGTGAGTGACTCTGGAGCACATGTTTTAAATTCTTGGACTCAAGAAGACCAAAATTTACAGGAG CTGATGGCAGCATTAGCTGCCGTCGGGCCTCCTAACCCTCGGGCCGATCCAGAGTGCTGCAGTATTCTGCATGGTCTAGTTGCAGCAGTGGAAACCCTCTGCAAAATTACAGAATACCAACATGAGGCTCGTACGCTCCTAATGGAGAATGCGGAACGTGTTGGAAATAGAGGACGGATAATTTGCATTACTAATGCAAAAAG TGATAGCCATGTGCGAATGCTTGAGGACTGTGTGCAAGAAACAATTCATGAGCATAACAAGGTTGCTGCAAATTCAGATCA TCTCATGCAGATTCAGAGGTGTGAGTTGGTCCTGATCCATACCTACCCAGTTGGTGAAGACAGCCTTGTATCTGATCGTCCTAAAAAAGAG TTATCCCCAGTTTTAACCAGCGAGGTCCATAGTGTTCGAGCAGGACGGCATCTTGCTACTAAATTGAATATTTTAGTACAGCAACATTTTGACTTGGCTTCAACTACTATTACAAATATTCCCATGAAG GAAGAGCAACATGCAAACACATCTGCCAATTATGATGTGGAGCTGCTTCATCACAAAGATGCACATGTAGATTTCCTGAAAAGTG GCGATACCCACTTAGGTGGCAGCAGTAGAGAAGGCCCATTTAAGGAGACAATAACATTAAAGTGGTGTACACCAAGGACAAATAACATTG AGTTACACTATTGCACTGGAGCTTATCGAATTTCTCCTGTAGATGTAAATAGTAGACCTTCCTCCTGCCTTACTAATTTCCTTCTAAATG GTCGTTCTGTTTTATTGGAACAACCACGCAAGTCAGGTTCCAAAGTCATTAGTCATATGCTTAGTAGCCACGGAGGAGAGATTTTTCTGCACGTCCTTAGCAGTTCTCGATCCATTCTAGAAGATCCTCCTTCAATTAGTGAAGGGTGTGGAGGAAGAGTTACAGACTACCGGATTACA GATTTTGGTGAATTTATGAGGGAAAACAGATTAACTCCTTTTCTAGACCCCAGATATAAAATCGATGGAAGTCTTGAGATCCCTTTGGAGCGAGCAAAAGATCAGTTAGAAAAACACACCCGTTACTGGCCTATGATTATCTCACAAACCACCATTTTCAACATGCAAGCG GTTGTTCCATTGGCCAGTGTTATTGTGAAAGAATCTTTGACAGAAGAGGATGTGTTAAACTGTCAAAAAACAATATACAACTTAGTTGacatggaaagaaaaaatgatCCTCTGCCTATTTCCACAGTTGGTACAAGAGGAAAAGGCCCTAAAAG AGATGAACAATACCGCATCATGTGGAATGAATTAGAAACTCTTGTCAGAGCCCATATTAACAACTCAGAGAAACATCAAAGAGTCTTGGAATGTCTGATGGCATGTAGGAGCAAACCCCCAGAAGAAGAGGAGCGAAAGAAACGAGGAAGAAAGAGGGAGGACAAAGAGGACAAGTCAGAGAAGGCAGTGAAAGATTATGAACAGGAAAAGTCCTGGCAAGATTCAGAGAG ATTAAAAGGAATTTTAGAACGTGGAAAGGAAGAATTGGCTgaaactgagataataaaagATTCACCTGATTCCCCAGAACCTCCAAACAAAAAGCCCCTTGTTGAAGTAGATGAAACACCACCAGTGGAAAAGTCAAAAG GGCCAGTGTCCTTGTTATCCTTGTGGAGTAATAGAATTAATACTGCCAATTCCAGAAAACATCAGGAGTTTGCTGGACGTTTGAACTCTGTTAATAACAGAGCTGAATTATACCAACATCTTAAAGAGGAAAATGG GATGGAGAcaacagaaaatggaaaagccAGCCGGCAGTGA
- the INTS13 gene encoding integrator complex subunit 13 isoform X1 produces MKIFSESHKTVFVVDHCPYMAESCRQHVEFDMLVKNRTQGIIPLAPISKSLWTCSVESSMEYCRIMYDIFPFKKLVNFIVSDSGAHVLNSWTQEDQNLQELMAALAAVGPPNPRADPECCSILHGLVAAVETLCKITEYQHEARTLLMENAERVGNRGRIICITNAKSDSHVRMLEDCVQETIHEHNKVAANSDHLMQIQRCELVLIHTYPVGEDSLVSDRPKKELSPVLTSEVHSVRAGRHLATKLNILVQQHFDLASTTITNIPMKEEQHANTSANYDVELLHHKDAHVDFLKSGDTHLGGSSREGPFKETITLKWCTPRTNNIVFSSISELHYCTGAYRISPVDVNSRPSSCLTNFLLNGRSVLLEQPRKSGSKVISHMLSSHGGEIFLHVLSSSRSILEDPPSISEGCGGRVTDYRITDFGEFMRENRLTPFLDPRYKIDGSLEIPLERAKDQLEKHTRYWPMIISQTTIFNMQAVVPLASVIVKESLTEEDVLNCQKTIYNLVDMERKNDPLPISTVGTRGKGPKRDEQYRIMWNELETLVRAHINNSEKHQRVLECLMACRSKPPEEEERKKRGRKREDKEDKSEKAVKDYEQEKSWQDSERLKGILERGKEELAETEIIKDSPDSPEPPNKKPLVEVDETPPVEKSKGPVSLLSLWSNRINTANSRKHQEFAGRLNSVNNRAELYQHLKEENGMETTENGKASRQ; encoded by the exons atgaagattTTTTCTGAATCTCATAAAACAGTGTTTGTTGTGGATCACTGTCCTTATATGGCAGAATCCTGCAGACAACATGTGGAGTTTGatatgctggtgaagaataggaCCCAAGGAATCATCCCTTTGGCTCCCATATCTAAGTCATTGTGGACTTGCTCAGTAGAATCTTCCATGGAGTATTGTAGAATAATGTATGACATATTTCCTTTCAAAAAGCTG GTGAACTTCATTGTGAGTGACTCTGGAGCACATGTTTTAAATTCTTGGACTCAAGAAGACCAAAATTTACAGGAG CTGATGGCAGCATTAGCTGCCGTCGGGCCTCCTAACCCTCGGGCCGATCCAGAGTGCTGCAGTATTCTGCATGGTCTAGTTGCAGCAGTGGAAACCCTCTGCAAAATTACAGAATACCAACATGAGGCTCGTACGCTCCTAATGGAGAATGCGGAACGTGTTGGAAATAGAGGACGGATAATTTGCATTACTAATGCAAAAAG TGATAGCCATGTGCGAATGCTTGAGGACTGTGTGCAAGAAACAATTCATGAGCATAACAAGGTTGCTGCAAATTCAGATCA TCTCATGCAGATTCAGAGGTGTGAGTTGGTCCTGATCCATACCTACCCAGTTGGTGAAGACAGCCTTGTATCTGATCGTCCTAAAAAAGAG TTATCCCCAGTTTTAACCAGCGAGGTCCATAGTGTTCGAGCAGGACGGCATCTTGCTACTAAATTGAATATTTTAGTACAGCAACATTTTGACTTGGCTTCAACTACTATTACAAATATTCCCATGAAG GAAGAGCAACATGCAAACACATCTGCCAATTATGATGTGGAGCTGCTTCATCACAAAGATGCACATGTAGATTTCCTGAAAAGTG GCGATACCCACTTAGGTGGCAGCAGTAGAGAAGGCCCATTTAAGGAGACAATAACATTAAAGTGGTGTACACCAAGGACAAATAACATTG tgttttcttctatttcagAGTTACACTATTGCACTGGAGCTTATCGAATTTCTCCTGTAGATGTAAATAGTAGACCTTCCTCCTGCCTTACTAATTTCCTTCTAAATG GTCGTTCTGTTTTATTGGAACAACCACGCAAGTCAGGTTCCAAAGTCATTAGTCATATGCTTAGTAGCCACGGAGGAGAGATTTTTCTGCACGTCCTTAGCAGTTCTCGATCCATTCTAGAAGATCCTCCTTCAATTAGTGAAGGGTGTGGAGGAAGAGTTACAGACTACCGGATTACA GATTTTGGTGAATTTATGAGGGAAAACAGATTAACTCCTTTTCTAGACCCCAGATATAAAATCGATGGAAGTCTTGAGATCCCTTTGGAGCGAGCAAAAGATCAGTTAGAAAAACACACCCGTTACTGGCCTATGATTATCTCACAAACCACCATTTTCAACATGCAAGCG GTTGTTCCATTGGCCAGTGTTATTGTGAAAGAATCTTTGACAGAAGAGGATGTGTTAAACTGTCAAAAAACAATATACAACTTAGTTGacatggaaagaaaaaatgatCCTCTGCCTATTTCCACAGTTGGTACAAGAGGAAAAGGCCCTAAAAG AGATGAACAATACCGCATCATGTGGAATGAATTAGAAACTCTTGTCAGAGCCCATATTAACAACTCAGAGAAACATCAAAGAGTCTTGGAATGTCTGATGGCATGTAGGAGCAAACCCCCAGAAGAAGAGGAGCGAAAGAAACGAGGAAGAAAGAGGGAGGACAAAGAGGACAAGTCAGAGAAGGCAGTGAAAGATTATGAACAGGAAAAGTCCTGGCAAGATTCAGAGAG ATTAAAAGGAATTTTAGAACGTGGAAAGGAAGAATTGGCTgaaactgagataataaaagATTCACCTGATTCCCCAGAACCTCCAAACAAAAAGCCCCTTGTTGAAGTAGATGAAACACCACCAGTGGAAAAGTCAAAAG GGCCAGTGTCCTTGTTATCCTTGTGGAGTAATAGAATTAATACTGCCAATTCCAGAAAACATCAGGAGTTTGCTGGACGTTTGAACTCTGTTAATAACAGAGCTGAATTATACCAACATCTTAAAGAGGAAAATGG GATGGAGAcaacagaaaatggaaaagccAGCCGGCAGTGA
- the INTS13 gene encoding integrator complex subunit 13 isoform X3 encodes MKIFSESHKTVFVVDHCPYMAESCRQHVEFDMLVKNRTQGIIPLAPISKSLWTCSVESSMEYCRIMYDIFPFKKLLMAALAAVGPPNPRADPECCSILHGLVAAVETLCKITEYQHEARTLLMENAERVGNRGRIICITNAKSDSHVRMLEDCVQETIHEHNKVAANSDHLMQIQRCELVLIHTYPVGEDSLVSDRPKKELSPVLTSEVHSVRAGRHLATKLNILVQQHFDLASTTITNIPMKEEQHANTSANYDVELLHHKDAHVDFLKSGDTHLGGSSREGPFKETITLKWCTPRTNNIVFSSISELHYCTGAYRISPVDVNSRPSSCLTNFLLNGRSVLLEQPRKSGSKVISHMLSSHGGEIFLHVLSSSRSILEDPPSISEGCGGRVTDYRITDFGEFMRENRLTPFLDPRYKIDGSLEIPLERAKDQLEKHTRYWPMIISQTTIFNMQAVVPLASVIVKESLTEEDVLNCQKTIYNLVDMERKNDPLPISTVGTRGKGPKRDEQYRIMWNELETLVRAHINNSEKHQRVLECLMACRSKPPEEEERKKRGRKREDKEDKSEKAVKDYEQEKSWQDSERLKGILERGKEELAETEIIKDSPDSPEPPNKKPLVEVDETPPVEKSKGPVSLLSLWSNRINTANSRKHQEFAGRLNSVNNRAELYQHLKEENGMETTENGKASRQ; translated from the exons atgaagattTTTTCTGAATCTCATAAAACAGTGTTTGTTGTGGATCACTGTCCTTATATGGCAGAATCCTGCAGACAACATGTGGAGTTTGatatgctggtgaagaataggaCCCAAGGAATCATCCCTTTGGCTCCCATATCTAAGTCATTGTGGACTTGCTCAGTAGAATCTTCCATGGAGTATTGTAGAATAATGTATGACATATTTCCTTTCAAAAAGCTG CTGATGGCAGCATTAGCTGCCGTCGGGCCTCCTAACCCTCGGGCCGATCCAGAGTGCTGCAGTATTCTGCATGGTCTAGTTGCAGCAGTGGAAACCCTCTGCAAAATTACAGAATACCAACATGAGGCTCGTACGCTCCTAATGGAGAATGCGGAACGTGTTGGAAATAGAGGACGGATAATTTGCATTACTAATGCAAAAAG TGATAGCCATGTGCGAATGCTTGAGGACTGTGTGCAAGAAACAATTCATGAGCATAACAAGGTTGCTGCAAATTCAGATCA TCTCATGCAGATTCAGAGGTGTGAGTTGGTCCTGATCCATACCTACCCAGTTGGTGAAGACAGCCTTGTATCTGATCGTCCTAAAAAAGAG TTATCCCCAGTTTTAACCAGCGAGGTCCATAGTGTTCGAGCAGGACGGCATCTTGCTACTAAATTGAATATTTTAGTACAGCAACATTTTGACTTGGCTTCAACTACTATTACAAATATTCCCATGAAG GAAGAGCAACATGCAAACACATCTGCCAATTATGATGTGGAGCTGCTTCATCACAAAGATGCACATGTAGATTTCCTGAAAAGTG GCGATACCCACTTAGGTGGCAGCAGTAGAGAAGGCCCATTTAAGGAGACAATAACATTAAAGTGGTGTACACCAAGGACAAATAACATTG tgttttcttctatttcagAGTTACACTATTGCACTGGAGCTTATCGAATTTCTCCTGTAGATGTAAATAGTAGACCTTCCTCCTGCCTTACTAATTTCCTTCTAAATG GTCGTTCTGTTTTATTGGAACAACCACGCAAGTCAGGTTCCAAAGTCATTAGTCATATGCTTAGTAGCCACGGAGGAGAGATTTTTCTGCACGTCCTTAGCAGTTCTCGATCCATTCTAGAAGATCCTCCTTCAATTAGTGAAGGGTGTGGAGGAAGAGTTACAGACTACCGGATTACA GATTTTGGTGAATTTATGAGGGAAAACAGATTAACTCCTTTTCTAGACCCCAGATATAAAATCGATGGAAGTCTTGAGATCCCTTTGGAGCGAGCAAAAGATCAGTTAGAAAAACACACCCGTTACTGGCCTATGATTATCTCACAAACCACCATTTTCAACATGCAAGCG GTTGTTCCATTGGCCAGTGTTATTGTGAAAGAATCTTTGACAGAAGAGGATGTGTTAAACTGTCAAAAAACAATATACAACTTAGTTGacatggaaagaaaaaatgatCCTCTGCCTATTTCCACAGTTGGTACAAGAGGAAAAGGCCCTAAAAG AGATGAACAATACCGCATCATGTGGAATGAATTAGAAACTCTTGTCAGAGCCCATATTAACAACTCAGAGAAACATCAAAGAGTCTTGGAATGTCTGATGGCATGTAGGAGCAAACCCCCAGAAGAAGAGGAGCGAAAGAAACGAGGAAGAAAGAGGGAGGACAAAGAGGACAAGTCAGAGAAGGCAGTGAAAGATTATGAACAGGAAAAGTCCTGGCAAGATTCAGAGAG ATTAAAAGGAATTTTAGAACGTGGAAAGGAAGAATTGGCTgaaactgagataataaaagATTCACCTGATTCCCCAGAACCTCCAAACAAAAAGCCCCTTGTTGAAGTAGATGAAACACCACCAGTGGAAAAGTCAAAAG GGCCAGTGTCCTTGTTATCCTTGTGGAGTAATAGAATTAATACTGCCAATTCCAGAAAACATCAGGAGTTTGCTGGACGTTTGAACTCTGTTAATAACAGAGCTGAATTATACCAACATCTTAAAGAGGAAAATGG GATGGAGAcaacagaaaatggaaaagccAGCCGGCAGTGA